Proteins encoded together in one Triticum dicoccoides isolate Atlit2015 ecotype Zavitan chromosome 7B, WEW_v2.0, whole genome shotgun sequence window:
- the LOC119338408 gene encoding 26.2 kDa heat shock protein, mitochondrial-like gives MASAVACKGAAPAGLLKSGAPVAFCAPHSPAVNAARRPYNTQVKEVNRYDDDDDDDYSGRDLVIPSFFSQDVLDPLGAPTSMARLLSLMEDVATQTGLSSTAGASRLGRWVAKEDDDAVYLKVPMPGLTKEHVKVRADKNILVIEGEGEKQPWDGDDDSAVPRYNRRIEMPADAYKLDKIKAEMKNGVLWVTLLKVKEDERKDVFHVKVE, from the exons atggCTTCCGCCGTCGCTTGCAAGGGTGCCGCGCCGGCAGGCCTCCTCAAGTCCGGTGCTCCCGTGGCCTTCTGCGCGCCCCACTCCCCCGCCGtcaacgccgcccgccgcccgtacAACACCCAGGTCAAGGAGGTCAACCgctacgacgacgacgacgacgacgactacagCGGCCGCGACCTCGTCATCCCCAGCTTCTTCTCGCAGG ACGTGCTCGACCCGCTCGGCGCGCCGACCAGCATGGCCCGTCTGCTGTCTCTGATGGAGGACGTTGCAACTCAGACCGGCCTCTCTTCCACTGCCGGGGCATCGCGGCTCGGACGCTGGGTGGCCAAGGAGGACGACGACGCGGTGTACCTCAAGGTGCCGATGCCCGGGCTGACCAAGGAGCACGTGAAGGTGCGCGCGGACAAGAACATCCTggtgatcgagggcgagggcgagaagcAGCCCTGGGACGGCGACGACGACTCCGCGGTGCCGAGGTACAACCGCCGCATCGAGATGCCCGCTGACGCGTACAAGTTGGACAAGATCAAGGCCGAGATGAAGAATGGCGTGCTCTGGGTGACCCTGCTCAAGGTGAAGGAGGACGAGCGCAAGGACGTGTTCCATGTCAAGGTCGAGTAG